The following proteins come from a genomic window of Oricola thermophila:
- a CDS encoding MFS transporter: MTFVRFMVENARWLAGGFLLTLFSAFGQTYFISLSAGDIRSEYGLSHGEFGMIYMTATLASAVSLTWVGRLVDRFSPFQVTLIIVPLLAAGSVAMAFSRHVLALVLVIYVLRLFGQGMMTQNALTATARWFAANRGRAVSLVALGQNAGEAMFPFIFVMAAGLIGWRMAWVAGAGLLLLVAMPAIAALYRQERKPRASDPEPKVTAPREWTRGEVARDPLFWLMLAGVMAPPFIGTTIFFHQVYLVELRGWSLDSFAASFVLMSAMTIVFALVSGALIDRFTAVRMLPGFLIPISVACIVLALVPAGWAPFAFMSLLGVSNGFSGTLVGALWPEIYGVRHLGAIRSFIVAFMVLSTAVGPGVTGALIDLGVSYPGQILVMGIYCIGASIVLLLASRRVRARNAALAAGSLQ; encoded by the coding sequence ATGACATTCGTCAGGTTCATGGTCGAGAATGCGCGCTGGCTTGCCGGCGGGTTCCTGCTCACGCTGTTTTCGGCTTTCGGGCAAACATATTTCATTTCCCTGTCAGCCGGAGACATCCGCTCGGAGTACGGCCTGTCGCACGGCGAATTCGGAATGATCTACATGACCGCGACACTCGCGAGCGCGGTTTCCCTGACCTGGGTCGGGCGGCTTGTCGACCGTTTCTCTCCGTTTCAGGTAACTCTTATCATCGTGCCGCTGCTGGCTGCCGGATCGGTGGCAATGGCGTTTTCCCGCCACGTCCTTGCGCTTGTGCTGGTCATCTATGTGCTGCGGCTATTCGGCCAGGGGATGATGACCCAGAACGCGCTCACGGCAACCGCGCGCTGGTTCGCGGCGAACCGCGGTCGGGCGGTTTCCCTCGTCGCGCTCGGCCAGAACGCCGGGGAGGCGATGTTTCCCTTCATCTTCGTCATGGCCGCGGGATTGATCGGGTGGCGAATGGCCTGGGTCGCCGGCGCGGGCCTCCTGCTTCTCGTCGCCATGCCGGCCATTGCGGCGCTCTATCGCCAGGAACGGAAACCGAGGGCATCCGATCCCGAACCCAAGGTGACCGCACCGCGCGAGTGGACTCGCGGGGAGGTGGCGCGCGACCCGCTTTTCTGGCTCATGCTGGCCGGGGTGATGGCGCCGCCTTTCATCGGCACCACGATCTTCTTCCACCAGGTCTATCTCGTCGAGCTGCGCGGCTGGTCGCTCGACAGCTTCGCCGCGTCGTTCGTGCTGATGTCCGCCATGACCATCGTCTTCGCGCTCGTCAGCGGGGCGCTGATCGACCGGTTCACGGCGGTTCGCATGTTGCCGGGCTTCCTGATTCCCATAAGCGTCGCGTGCATCGTGCTGGCCCTGGTGCCCGCCGGCTGGGCTCCCTTCGCGTTCATGAGCCTGCTCGGGGTGTCAAACGGCTTTTCCGGGACGCTCGTCGGCGCGCTTTGGCCGGAGATATACGGCGTGCGGCACCTCGGCGCGATCCGTTCCTTCATCGTCGCGTTCATGGTGCTGTCGACGGCGGTCGGGCCGGGGGTGACCGGCGCGTTGATCGATCTCGGCGTCTCCTATCCCGGGCAGATTCTCGTGATGGGGATCTATTGCATCGGGGCCAGCATCGTCCTGCTCCTTGCGTCGCGCCGCGTCCGGGCGCGCAACGCCGCACTTGCGGCGGGCAGCTTGCAATGA
- a CDS encoding VIT1/CCC1 transporter family protein, giving the protein MQTLEHKHTAEAIRSRLSAGARPNYLRDFVYGGIDGAVTTFAIVAGVVGASLSAHIVIILGLANLLADGLSMAASNYSGTKTEVDELEKLRAMENRHIAVDPDGEREEIRQIMALKGLEGDTLEKAVEAITSNRERWVATMLFEEHGQSGMIRDPLKSALATFAAFVVCGAVPLVPYLLLPGATAMPVALFVTSVVFFGIGSLKSRWSLTAWWKSGLEVLSIGFGAAFAAYAIGYLLRDWAGAV; this is encoded by the coding sequence ATGCAAACGCTTGAGCACAAACACACAGCCGAGGCAATCCGCAGCCGCCTGTCGGCCGGCGCGCGCCCCAACTACCTGCGCGATTTCGTATATGGCGGCATCGACGGCGCAGTAACCACCTTCGCCATCGTCGCCGGAGTTGTCGGTGCATCACTGTCCGCGCATATCGTCATAATTCTCGGTCTCGCGAATCTTCTGGCTGACGGCCTTTCGATGGCCGCCAGCAACTATTCCGGGACCAAGACGGAAGTCGACGAACTGGAAAAGCTGCGCGCGATGGAGAACCGTCACATCGCTGTCGATCCGGATGGCGAGCGCGAGGAGATCCGCCAGATCATGGCGCTGAAGGGGCTGGAAGGCGACACGTTGGAAAAGGCCGTCGAGGCGATTACCTCGAACCGCGAACGCTGGGTGGCGACGATGCTCTTCGAGGAGCATGGCCAAAGCGGCATGATCCGGGATCCCTTGAAATCCGCGCTGGCGACCTTCGCGGCCTTCGTGGTCTGCGGCGCCGTTCCACTGGTTCCATACCTGCTGCTGCCGGGTGCCACGGCGATGCCGGTCGCGCTCTTCGTGACATCGGTTGTCTTCTTCGGCATCGGCTCGCTGAAGAGCAGGTGGTCGCTCACGGCATGGTGGAAATCCGGACTGGAAGTGCTGTCAATCGGCTTTGGCGCCGCATTCGCAGCCTATGCCATCGGCTACCTGCTCCGCGACTGGGCCGGCGCCGTTTAG